The Anaerohalosphaeraceae bacterium DNA segment TTTGGCCATCCGGAGGCCTTTATCGAGGCCTTTGCCAATATTTACCGCAACTTTGCGGATACGGTCCGAGCCAGAATGGAAGGACGCAAACCGGACCCGCTGGCCCTGGATTTCCCGGATGTCCACGACGGACTTCGCGGTATGCTGTTTTTGGATACGCTTCTGGCCAGTGCGAAAAGCAAACAAAAGTGGACTCCGTTTAAGAAATAGGACAGGAGAGCGGACTTATGGCACGAGCGGTGACGATTTTCACAGGACAATGGGCGGATTTGCCGCTGGAAAAACTGGCTGAAATCATGGCCGGGTTTGGATATGACGGGCTGGAATTGGCCTGCTGGGGCGACCATCTGGATGTCTGGAAGGCGGCGGAGGATAAATCCTACTGCAAAAAACAGAGGGCCATTCTTGAAAAACACAAACTGCAGTTGTTTGCCATCAGCAACCATTTGGCGGGCCAGCTGGTTTGCGACCTGAACAATGACAGCCGTTCCGATGCTTTTGCTCCGGCGGACTGTGCGGGCAATCCGGAAAAGAAACGGGCCTGGGCGGTCGAGACGATGAAGAAAACCGCCAAAGCCGCTCAAAATATGGGCGTAAAAGTGGTCAACGGCTTTACCGGCTCATCGATTTGGCATTTGCTCTACAGCTTCCCGCCCGTTACGGAACAGATGATTGAGGACGGTTTCAAATATTTTGCCAAGATGTGGAATCCCATTCTGGACGAGTTTGACAAATGCGGGGTGAAGTTCGCTCTCGAAGTGCACCCGACGGAAATCGCCTTCGACATTTACACAGCCAAGCGGGCCCTGGAGGCAATCGGTCATCGGGAAACATTCGGGTTTAATTTTGACCCCAGCCACCTTCATTGGCAGATGGTCAATCCGGTGTGCTTCCTGAAGGAGTTCGGCGACCGGATTTATCATGTTCATATGAAGGATGCGGCGCTGCAGCTGGACGGCCGGAGCGGCATTCTCAGCTCGCATCTGAATTTCGGAGACCCGCGGCGAGGATGGGATTTCCGTTCGCTGGGGCACGGCGGAATTAATTTTGAGGAGATTATCCGCACGCTGAATCAAATCGGCTATCAGGGGCCGCTGTCGGTTGAATGGGAGGACAGCAGGATGGATCGCATGCATGGGGCCAAGGAGGCCTGTGCATTTGTGAAAAAGATAGACTTTGCCCCTTCGAAGGTGGCCTTTGATGCGGCCTTTGACCGAACCTGACGGGGTGCAAGCAGAAAGGATTGTATGAGCGGTTCTGCAATCAGCCGCCGGGAATTTCTCCGGAGTGCGGGGATAACGGCGGCGGGGGTGATTGGTTTTCCTTACTGGATACGTCCGTCTGCGCTGGGAAAACAGGGGGGGATATCTCCAGGCAATCGAATCACAATCGGCTGTGTGGGGATGGGCTGGCAGGGTGAGGCCAACCTACGGGCATTTCTGGCCGAGTCCGATGCTCAGGTTGTTGCGGTCTGCGATATTGACCGCAATCATCTTGAGCAGGCCCGAAGACAGGTGAATCGGCACTACGGGAGCGAAGACTGCAAAACCTATACAGATTATCGCGAAATGATGGCTGACCCTGCCATCGATGCGGTGATGCTGGCTTTGCCGGACCATTGGCATGCACTGGTTGCTGTGGCCGCCGCCCGTGCCGGCAAGGATATTTACGGCGAAAAACCCCTCACACACACCCTCCGGGAAGGGCGGATTCTCTGCGATACGGTGCAGCGGTACGGTGTCATCTGGCAGACGGGCAGCTGGCAGCACTCGGAATCGAATTTCCGTTTTGCCTGTGAACTGGTGCGAAACGGACGCATCGGCAGGGTCCATACGGTCGAAGTGGGGCTGCCGTCCGGCCATCGGGATTTCGCCGGTACGCAGGGACAGGAAACGATGGGCCCGCCTCCGCCGGAGCTGGATTATGAAACCTGGCTTGGGCCCGCTCCGTGGGCTCCGTACTGCCCGGCCCGGGTCCATAAAAACTGGCGATGGATTTATGATTACGGCGGGGGGCAATTGATGGACTGGGTCGGTCATCACGTTGACATTGCTCATTGGGGATTGAATCTGGACCATGCGGCCCCGATTGAAATTGAAGGCAGCGGTGAGTTTCCCAAAGATGGGTTGTGGAATACAGCGACCCGCTATCGTCTTACTGCCAAATATGCGGAAGGATTCGAGATGATTATCGCCGGCGGGCATGAGGATATCCGCGGCGGAACCCGGTGGATTGGAACGGACGGCTGGGTCTGGGTGACTCGGGGACAGCTGGATGCTTATCCGAAACGTCTGCTGCAGGAGCAATTCGGCCCTTCGGAAGTGCATCTGCCGCGAGCGGCCAATCATGTCCGAAATTTTCTGGACTGTGTGAAAAGCCGGCGACAAACGCTGGCTCCCTGTGAAACGGCGCATCATTCGGCCGTTCCCGGCCATCTGGGGCAGGTTGCTATGCTTTTGGGCAGAAAAATTCGGTTTGACCCGAGGACGGAGAAGATATTGAATGATGAAACCGCTGACCGAATGCTCAGTCATTCGTATCGGAGTCCATGGTCGCTTTAAGGGAAAGTCAATAATGAAAGAGTCGAAGCCGTTCAGTCGAAGAGAGTTTCTGAAGACTTGCGGAGCCGCCGCGGGTCTGGTAGCATTCCCTTATGTGATTCGTCCTTCCGCCCTCGGAAAGTTCGGCACCGTGGCTCCGAGCAATCGGATTGCAATGGGGGTTATCGGATGCGGGGCCATGGGGACCGGCAATGCCCAGACTTTTCTTTACAATTTTCCGCAGGTGCAGTTTGTCGCGGTCTGTGATGTGGATTTGCGGCGGGCCCGAACTCTCAAGGAGGAAATCGACCGCAAATACGGAAATGAAGATTGCGTGGTGTACAGCGATTTTCGCCGTCTGATTGCCCGCGGGGATTTGGATGCCGTCTGCCATGCCGTGCCCGACCACTGGCATGCGCCGATTTCAATTGCCTGTGCGCAGGCCGGTTTGGATATGTACGGCGAAAAACCGCTGGCTCGAACGATTCAGGAAGGACGCGCCATTTGTGAGGCGGTCCGGCGGTACGAGGTCATCTGGCAGACCGGCAGCTGGCAGCGCTCGCTGGCCAATTTCCATCGAGCCTGCGAGCTGGTCCGAAACGGACGCATCGGCAAGGTCTCGTATGTGGAGGTGGGGCTGCCGGATGGAAACCCCAACAGTCCTTCCTTTCGGCCTCTGCCCGTGCCGAACGGGTTTGATTATGAGATGTGGCTGGGACCGGCTCCCTGGCGGCCCTATCAGGATTTCGGACACGGCGGCGTCCATTGGGATTGGCGCTGGATTATGGACTATTCCGGCGGGCAGTTAACCGACTGGGCGGGACATCATATCGATATTGCCCATTGGGGGCTTGGATTGGACCTGACCGGTCCCTGTGAGGTCGAAGGGCAGGGCAAATACTATCAGGACGGCATTTATGATACCCCCTACGAATATGAATTCGTCTGCCGATACGAGAACGGGCTGCAGATGAAAGTGGCTAACGCCTCCCGACTGCCCAAAGGGATGGGGACAACCTGGTACGGGGAGCACGGCTGGATACACGTGGACCGCGGGGATGTGCTGGAGGCATCCAATCCAAAGATTCTTCGGGAAAAAATCGGACCCAACGAAACCCGTCTGTTTTTCAGCCCCTCCGGACATCACGGCAATTTTATTGACTGCATTAAAAGCCGGGGCAGGACGGCGGCACCGGCGGAAGTGGCGCACCGCTCGATTACCGTCGGCCTCTTGGGGGAGATTGCGATGCTTCTGGGACGCAAAATCAAATGGGACCCCAAAACGGAAACGATTTTGAATGACCCGCAGGCCTCCCGTATGCTCGGCCGTTCGATGCGGAGTCCTTGGCATCTGTAGAAAGGAATGAATCCTATGAGAAAAAGTTTCTGGATGCTGTTGTTCGCAATTGCGGCTGGACTGTCAAATGTGGGCATCGGTGCCTCGCTGGATGCCGCGGGGCTGCGAACCCTTCTGGAACAGTCTCGGCAGTACGACTTTGGTCAAAGCCGGCGTGTGCTGACGGACATCGAGAATCAGATCAAAGCTGTTTATGACTCGCCGGAGGAGCTGGCCAAGGCCGAAGCGGTTTTGCTGGAGATGCTCCAGTCGGATTGTTCATTTGCTTTGAAGGACTTTTTGTGCCGGCAGCTGAGTGTTATCGGCTCGGCCCGTTCTGTTCCGGCACTGGCAGGACTTTTGAAAGACCCAAAGACGGCGGCACCGGCTCAATATGCCCTGGTTCGAATTCCTGTTCCGGAAGCGGACAAGGTTCTGATAGAACACCTGGCAAAGTCAGAGCCGTCTGTTCGCATCGGGCTGCTGACGTCGCTGGGGCTTCGCAGGACGCAAACAGCGGCAGAAACCATCGCTCCGTATGCCGCCGATGAAAACCAGGCTGTGGCAGAGGCGGCCCTGTCGGCTTTGGGACAAATCGGAACCCCCGAGGCCGCAGCGGCTCTCGAAAAACAAATGGAAAAGATTCTGCCGGCCTTAAAGACTCGGGGATACGATGTGCTGTTGGCGTGTGCGGAAAAGCGGCTCCAATCGGGTCAAAAAGCGGAAGCGGCATCGCTTTTCCAGAAAATCTATACGCAAAAAGACTTGTCCGGACTGCTTCGTGCAGCGGCCCTGCAGGGGCTTCTGCAGGCCGTTTCGCCGGAGCAGGCGGACCGTCAAATGCTGGAGGGCCTTGAGGATGCAGACGCGCAGATTCGGACAGTCTGTCTGCTGTGGGCCTGTCGGCTGAATCGTCCGGCTGTCATCCAGAAAGCCCGACAAATGATGTCCTCTTTGCCGGATTGGCAGCAGGTGCAGTTTTTGACGGCTTTGGGCGAGACAAAGTCTTCCGGTGCCCAAGAAACGGCTCTCTCCGCTCTTTCTGCTTCGTCGCCGGAGGTAGTCTTGGCGGCATTGGAAACCTTGTCGGTTGTCGGGGATGCGTCCTGTATTCAGCCCCTGGCGCAATCAGCCGCTCAATCGTCAGAACGGCGGATTCGTCAGGCGGCCCAGACGGCTCTGGAACGTCTGCCGGATCCTCAAACGGATGCGGCTATCGCCCAATTGCTTGAAAAAATGGATTTTACGGCGGAGAACCAATCCGCTCAAAGTTATGAACTGATTCTTGCTGCCGGACGCCGAGGGACACGGGATGCCTTTCCCCTGATTCTGAAGGCCGCCTCGGTGGGCAGCCGTTCCGTCCGTCGGGTGGCGATGGAGTCTCTTGCCGCTCTGGCGGGACCGGAGGATATTCCCCGGATGACTTATCTGCTTGACAATCCGGATGCAGAGGTTATCCGGGTGCTGGCTGCAGCGGCTTCCAAACAGGCCGAGCGAACAGGCCGCGCCAAGCCGTTTTTGCCGCTGCTTGCCGGAGCCGGTCCTCAGAAAACCGCCGCCGTTTACCAAATCCTCGGACGTCTGGGGGATCCGGATTCCCTGGAGATTTTGCGAAAAGGGCTTCAGTCAGAGAATTCAGACCTTCAGGAAGCGGCTTTTCGTGCATTAACCGAATGGCCCGGACCGGAGGTGACAGAGGAAATGAAGCGATGGTCTGCGGAGGGCAAGAGTGAGTCCCGCCGCGTGCTGGCTTTCCGGGCGTATGTAAGGATGGTTCGACAGTCTGAGATGCCGCTGCCGCAAAAAGCATCGACGCTGGCGGAAGCGATGGGCTTGGCGCCTCGGGAAGAGGAAAAGAAAATAGTCCTGGCGTCTTTGGCGGACGTGCCCTCAGAACAGACCCTCAAGGCCGCCGTCGGGTGCTTAATGCAGGAGTCGATTCGTCCGGAGGCCCAGGCCGCCGTTTTGGCTATTTGTCAAAAGATGTCATCCAGACGTCCGGAGCTGTGCCGCGATGCGCTGACAAAGCTGCTCGAATCTTCTCCCCCGGACGAAATCACCAAAACAGCTCAGGAAATGCTCAATGCGATGCAAAAATCTCGGTAATCCTTTAAACGGAGACGTCAATATGAAAAAACAAACAGGCTCGCTCAGCCGGCGGGATTTCCTGCGCGGAGTTGCCGGAACCGCCGCCTTTACAATCGTGCCGTCCTCTGTACTGGGGGGAGGAACCCGCAAACCGCCCAGTGAACGGCTGAATATAGCGGGCGTCGGCGTCGGCGGGATGGGAAAGGCCAACCTGATGGCCGTCTGCGACCCCAAAGGCGAAGACCCTTCCCGAGCGGAAAATATTGTGGCTTTGTGTGATGTCGATGAGGCCTATGCCGCTGAGACGTTTTCCCTGTATCCGAAGGCCAAACGCTACAAAGATTTCCGCGTGATGCTCGATGAAATGGGCGACCAAATCGATGCAGTGATTGTCGCCACACCAGACCATACACACGCCGTTGTGGCGCTGGAGGCGATGAAACGCGGCAAACACGTTTATGTGCAAAAACCCCTGACACGAACCGTCTATGAAGCACGTGTATTGACCGAGGCCGCTCGGAAATACGGGGTGGTGACTCAGATGGGCAATCAAGGACACAGCGGGGAAGAGATCCGGCTGATTTGTGAGTGGATTTGGGACGGAGCCATCGGGCCGGTGCGGGAGGTGCATGCCTGGACAAACCGTCCGGTCTGGCCGCAGGCAAAACTGCGTCCGACGGAAACTCCGCCGGTTCCGCCGACCCTTGATTGGGATTTGTGGATTGGACCGTCTCCGATGCGGCCGTATCATCCGATTTATCATCCGTGGGATTGGCGGTGCTGGATTGATTTCGGAACGGGTGCTCTCGGCGATATGGCCTGTCATGTGATGGACCCGGTTTTCTGGGCCCTGAAATTGAAATATGCGACCAGTGTTCAGGGCAGTTTCGCCAAAATCTGTGTGGATAAATGGAAGCATCTGGAGCATCCGGAAACGTATCCGACAGCTTCGATTATTCATTTTGAGTTTCCGGCTCGCGAAGATATGCCGCCGGTTCAGGTGCACTGGTACGACGGCGGGCTTCTGCCTCCGCGGCCGGATGAACTGGAGCCGCAGCGGCGGATGGGCGACAGCAGCGGAGGAGTGATTTTTGTCGGAGACAAGGGCAAACTGATGTGCGGCTGTTATGCCAAGGGTCCGCAGCTGATTCCCTATTCAAAAATGAAGGAGTACAAGCGGCCGGAACGGACGCTGCCTCGTGTCACGACAAGTCA contains these protein-coding regions:
- a CDS encoding Gfo/Idh/MocA family oxidoreductase gives rise to the protein MSGSAISRREFLRSAGITAAGVIGFPYWIRPSALGKQGGISPGNRITIGCVGMGWQGEANLRAFLAESDAQVVAVCDIDRNHLEQARRQVNRHYGSEDCKTYTDYREMMADPAIDAVMLALPDHWHALVAVAAARAGKDIYGEKPLTHTLREGRILCDTVQRYGVIWQTGSWQHSESNFRFACELVRNGRIGRVHTVEVGLPSGHRDFAGTQGQETMGPPPPELDYETWLGPAPWAPYCPARVHKNWRWIYDYGGGQLMDWVGHHVDIAHWGLNLDHAAPIEIEGSGEFPKDGLWNTATRYRLTAKYAEGFEMIIAGGHEDIRGGTRWIGTDGWVWVTRGQLDAYPKRLLQEQFGPSEVHLPRAANHVRNFLDCVKSRRQTLAPCETAHHSAVPGHLGQVAMLLGRKIRFDPRTEKILNDETADRMLSHSYRSPWSL
- a CDS encoding Gfo/Idh/MocA family oxidoreductase; translation: MKESKPFSRREFLKTCGAAAGLVAFPYVIRPSALGKFGTVAPSNRIAMGVIGCGAMGTGNAQTFLYNFPQVQFVAVCDVDLRRARTLKEEIDRKYGNEDCVVYSDFRRLIARGDLDAVCHAVPDHWHAPISIACAQAGLDMYGEKPLARTIQEGRAICEAVRRYEVIWQTGSWQRSLANFHRACELVRNGRIGKVSYVEVGLPDGNPNSPSFRPLPVPNGFDYEMWLGPAPWRPYQDFGHGGVHWDWRWIMDYSGGQLTDWAGHHIDIAHWGLGLDLTGPCEVEGQGKYYQDGIYDTPYEYEFVCRYENGLQMKVANASRLPKGMGTTWYGEHGWIHVDRGDVLEASNPKILREKIGPNETRLFFSPSGHHGNFIDCIKSRGRTAAPAEVAHRSITVGLLGEIAMLLGRKIKWDPKTETILNDPQASRMLGRSMRSPWHL
- a CDS encoding sugar phosphate isomerase/epimerase translates to MARAVTIFTGQWADLPLEKLAEIMAGFGYDGLELACWGDHLDVWKAAEDKSYCKKQRAILEKHKLQLFAISNHLAGQLVCDLNNDSRSDAFAPADCAGNPEKKRAWAVETMKKTAKAAQNMGVKVVNGFTGSSIWHLLYSFPPVTEQMIEDGFKYFAKMWNPILDEFDKCGVKFALEVHPTEIAFDIYTAKRALEAIGHRETFGFNFDPSHLHWQMVNPVCFLKEFGDRIYHVHMKDAALQLDGRSGILSSHLNFGDPRRGWDFRSLGHGGINFEEIIRTLNQIGYQGPLSVEWEDSRMDRMHGAKEACAFVKKIDFAPSKVAFDAAFDRT
- a CDS encoding Gfo/Idh/MocA family oxidoreductase; the encoded protein is MKKQTGSLSRRDFLRGVAGTAAFTIVPSSVLGGGTRKPPSERLNIAGVGVGGMGKANLMAVCDPKGEDPSRAENIVALCDVDEAYAAETFSLYPKAKRYKDFRVMLDEMGDQIDAVIVATPDHTHAVVALEAMKRGKHVYVQKPLTRTVYEARVLTEAARKYGVVTQMGNQGHSGEEIRLICEWIWDGAIGPVREVHAWTNRPVWPQAKLRPTETPPVPPTLDWDLWIGPSPMRPYHPIYHPWDWRCWIDFGTGALGDMACHVMDPVFWALKLKYATSVQGSFAKICVDKWKHLEHPETYPTASIIHFEFPAREDMPPVQVHWYDGGLLPPRPDELEPQRRMGDSSGGVIFVGDKGKLMCGCYAKGPQLIPYSKMKEYKRPERTLPRVTTSHELDWVQACKEGRQPSASFDYSGPFTEMVLMGNLALFYPGQKLLWDGEAMRVTNVEEANQYVRQPYRDGWKLEA
- a CDS encoding HEAT repeat domain-containing protein codes for the protein MRKSFWMLLFAIAAGLSNVGIGASLDAAGLRTLLEQSRQYDFGQSRRVLTDIENQIKAVYDSPEELAKAEAVLLEMLQSDCSFALKDFLCRQLSVIGSARSVPALAGLLKDPKTAAPAQYALVRIPVPEADKVLIEHLAKSEPSVRIGLLTSLGLRRTQTAAETIAPYAADENQAVAEAALSALGQIGTPEAAAALEKQMEKILPALKTRGYDVLLACAEKRLQSGQKAEAASLFQKIYTQKDLSGLLRAAALQGLLQAVSPEQADRQMLEGLEDADAQIRTVCLLWACRLNRPAVIQKARQMMSSLPDWQQVQFLTALGETKSSGAQETALSALSASSPEVVLAALETLSVVGDASCIQPLAQSAAQSSERRIRQAAQTALERLPDPQTDAAIAQLLEKMDFTAENQSAQSYELILAAGRRGTRDAFPLILKAASVGSRSVRRVAMESLAALAGPEDIPRMTYLLDNPDAEVIRVLAAAASKQAERTGRAKPFLPLLAGAGPQKTAAVYQILGRLGDPDSLEILRKGLQSENSDLQEAAFRALTEWPGPEVTEEMKRWSAEGKSESRRVLAFRAYVRMVRQSEMPLPQKASTLAEAMGLAPREEEKKIVLASLADVPSEQTLKAAVGCLMQESIRPEAQAAVLAICQKMSSRRPELCRDALTKLLESSPPDEITKTAQEMLNAMQKSR